The genomic DNA ATTTTTTTCAAAAAATTAAGGATAATAATCATATAAAGATTACGGGCAGTATTAACCATAGGCTTCCAAATCATATTTCGTTTCTACTTTTAAATAAGCTATTCGATCCTATAAGAGCCTATAAGGTTGTTAATTTCATGTCAGAAAATAGAATAGCCATAAGTAGTGGAAGTGCTTGTTCAAGCTCATCTGGGAAACCGAGCTCAACACTTAAAAATATTGGTTTAAAAGATGATGAACTATATTCCAATATTCGTGTTACTTTAGGTTCAATAAACAATAAGTCAGAAATAGATAAATTTTTAGAACTTATTCAAATATGTATTGACAAATTTTAATGGAAACAAATTACAGACTACCTAAAGATTTAAATGAATCTCTTAAGAATATGGAGGATGCAATTAGTCCAAGTTTATTAGATTCAAATAAAAGATTTACTATAGAATTTAATTTTGAAGGATTGAAATTTAACAGAATTGGAATAACTATTTACAAGATATTAGCTAAAAATAATAATGTATTCATAACATTTGCTGATCAAGGTGCTGTGGCTTTGGCTCAAAGAGACTATCCAGATATCAAAGATAAAATCTTTACTTTTAAATCATTTAATGAATCAAATAATATAAATAATATTGATAGTGTAATGATATCGATACTTCCTCAGCCTTATGATTTTGATTCATTTGAACCTATGTCCGATAATTATCAAGGAAAGCATTATTCATTAAATCCTAAATTTGAAGATGCTAATATTGGTATAGGAAGTGTTATTAGAGAGAGACGTAAAAACTTTGTCAAAACTTGGAAAAATATTTATTTTCTTCAGCCTCTAAATAAAGCTGCTCTTATGCATATTTATCCAAATAACTGGTTGCTTTTCAAAGAAGAAAACAAAAAATATTTTTTTAAAAAAGAATTTGAAATTAAACCCGACAATGAATCTATTTTTATAAATTTATAGATTGAATGTGATAAAAAAAATTTATTCATTTTTCTTAATTGTTCTTGTATTAGTAACATCTCCATTCTTAATAAGATATTTACTAACAAATCAGAAAATAAATATTTTAAATAGTATTTATTTTAATTTCCCTGGAATAATTACTAAAAATAAAAAATGTCCTACTTATGATGCTTTATTGAATCAAACGCTAGATGATTCTTTTAGTGTATCAATTATCAATAATAACGGAACAATAATTAGTTCCTATAATGATGAAGTTCCAAGATTACCAGCATCAAATCAAAAATTATTCTCATCAGCTTATGTTTTAAGTAAGTATAAATTAAATAAAAATTTAAAGACCTTTTTATTAAAAAAAAATAAAAACAATTATTATTTGCTCGGTCAAGGGGATCCAGATCTGAACTATGAAGATATAATCAAACTAATTTCAAATATTAAAGCAAATAAAAATATTAATTTTAATATTGTAGAAATTGATTCAAAATTAAATTGGCCTAGTGGTTGGACAAATACTGATAAACTTTACGAATATGGATCTCCAATTACATCTCTAGCTATTGAAAGTAATCACAATAAATATGAAGATATTTATGCTTTAAAAAATTTTATTAAAAACTATTTAAAAAGTAAATTTCCTAATTCAAAAGTAAATATAGATTTTTTAGATTCAGAAAAAACATTTTATTTAAAAGATATTACAGAGATAAGTAAAATATATTCAACTCCAATTCTTTCATTATTAACTCTTACAAATTCTGAAAGCCATAATTTTACAGCTGAATCACTCTTTAAAAATGCCTCAAATACATGGAACGATAATGACTATATAAAATTGAAAAGATGGCTTGAAAATAAAGGCCTCCCAGTAACTAATGCTTACTTTGCAGATGCTAGTGGATTGTCTCGAAAAAATAGAATTACAACAAAGTTAGTTGTATTGTTTTTAAATAAAATGAGATATTCTAATAATTTTCAAGCTTATCAATCTACACTTTCAATTACGGGAGTAAGAGGAACATTAGCTAAAAGATTTGTAAATAGTGAATTATCTGGAAAGTTTTTTGGGAAAACTGGGACTCTTTCAAATGTCTTTGCATTATCTGGCTTTTTATATAAAAATGAAAAGCCAATAATTATAAGCATTATCCAAAATTCTAATAAAATTGATAAAGAAAAAGCATTTAAATTATTACGTGATCTTTATTACTTGAAATCTTGTTAATAAAAATATTATTTAAAATATTCTTTTAAATCCCTCTCAACAGATGGAGGTACCATGTGATTAATTTCACCACCAAATTTTGCAACTTCTTTAACTAAAGAACTACTAAGAAAACTATAATTTGTATTTGTGGATAAAAATATAGTTTCAATATCATTATTAAGAGATTTATTTGTATGAGCAATCTGAAGTTCATACTCAAAATCACTCATTGCTCTTAAGCCTCTAAGAATAAGATTAGCTTTTAGATCATTTGCACAATCCACAGTTAGTCCAGAATAAGAAATAACTTCAATATTAGGTAAATGAGAAAGAGAATTTTTTATTTGTATTATTCTTCTTTCAAGATTAAAAGTTGGAGTTTTAGAAGTATTTTCTAAAACAGCAACTACAAGATTGCCAAATATTTTTTCAGCCCTTTCTATTAAATCAAGATGGCCATTTGTTAAAGGATCAAATGTACCTGGATAAAGAATTTTCATGAATTTATTATGATCGAATAAGAAATTTAGTTAAAATAGGATTATTAGATAAATCAATTATGACATTAAATCTAGAAGCAAAAAAAATCTTATTAAGAAAAATACCTCACGGATTATTTATTTGTGGTGTTAGAGACGAGGATAAAAATGAGGTGAATGGATTTACTGCAAGTTGGGTGACTCAAGGTTCCTTCTCCCCACCATTAGTTGTAATGGCTGTTAGAGCAGAGGGTTCTAGTCATGAAATAATAAAGTCCACCAATAAGTTCTCTTTAAATGTGCTCAAAAGTGATCAAAAGGATCTAGCTGCTGTTTTCTTTAAACCTCAAAAAGCATTAGGAGGTAGATTTGAATCTGTTGAATTTAATTTAGGTGAGCTTGGA from Prochlorococcus marinus str. GP2 includes the following:
- the coaD gene encoding pantetheine-phosphate adenylyltransferase, yielding MKILYPGTFDPLTNGHLDLIERAEKIFGNLVVAVLENTSKTPTFNLERRIIQIKNSLSHLPNIEVISYSGLTVDCANDLKANLILRGLRAMSDFEYELQIAHTNKSLNNDIETIFLSTNTNYSFLSSSLVKEVAKFGGEINHMVPPSVERDLKEYFK
- a CDS encoding flavin reductase family protein — its product is MTLNLEAKKILLRKIPHGLFICGVRDEDKNEVNGFTASWVTQGSFSPPLVVMAVRAEGSSHEIIKSTNKFSLNVLKSDQKDLAAVFFKPQKALGGRFESVEFNLGELGLPILVDSVGGVECNVVGSVMHGDHTVFVGEVESAYLNNDVDSLNLSSTGWNYGG
- a CDS encoding D-alanyl-D-alanine carboxypeptidase; its protein translation is MIKKIYSFFLIVLVLVTSPFLIRYLLTNQKINILNSIYFNFPGIITKNKKCPTYDALLNQTLDDSFSVSIINNNGTIISSYNDEVPRLPASNQKLFSSAYVLSKYKLNKNLKTFLLKKNKNNYYLLGQGDPDLNYEDIIKLISNIKANKNINFNIVEIDSKLNWPSGWTNTDKLYEYGSPITSLAIESNHNKYEDIYALKNFIKNYLKSKFPNSKVNIDFLDSEKTFYLKDITEISKIYSTPILSLLTLTNSESHNFTAESLFKNASNTWNDNDYIKLKRWLENKGLPVTNAYFADASGLSRKNRITTKLVVLFLNKMRYSNNFQAYQSTLSITGVRGTLAKRFVNSELSGKFFGKTGTLSNVFALSGFLYKNEKPIIISIIQNSNKIDKEKAFKLLRDLYYLKSC
- a CDS encoding DUF1995 family protein, which translates into the protein METNYRLPKDLNESLKNMEDAISPSLLDSNKRFTIEFNFEGLKFNRIGITIYKILAKNNNVFITFADQGAVALAQRDYPDIKDKIFTFKSFNESNNINNIDSVMISILPQPYDFDSFEPMSDNYQGKHYSLNPKFEDANIGIGSVIRERRKNFVKTWKNIYFLQPLNKAALMHIYPNNWLLFKEENKKYFFKKEFEIKPDNESIFINL